Proteins from a single region of Stappia sp. ES.058:
- the hrcA gene encoding heat-inducible transcriptional repressor HrcA — protein sequence MTLGVPSVSLSELDQRSREIFRAIVESYLDTGEPVGSRNLSRHPSIRLSPASIRNIMSDLEHAGLLYAPHTSAGRLPTEGGLRFFVDALLEVGDLTRDERSQIEIQVKAAQSERTSEQLLTEASQMLSGLSRGAGVVFTHKADVRLRHVEFVRIEPQKALVVLVADDGSVENRIVALPPNLPQSALIEASNYLTNLIRGRTLAEARVELETQRDRHQAELDELTAKLVEMGIATRAGTGADAGSLIVRGRSNLLSDLEAEQDLERIRLLFDDLESKRDLIQLLAAAEGGDGVRIFIGSENKLFSLSGSSIVVSPFRDHDERIIGVLGVIGPTRLNYARIIPMVDYTARLVGRLLR from the coding sequence GTGACATTGGGTGTTCCCTCCGTGAGCCTGAGCGAGCTTGATCAACGCTCGCGCGAAATCTTCCGGGCGATCGTCGAGAGCTACCTGGACACGGGTGAACCCGTGGGCTCGCGAAATCTCTCCCGTCACCCGTCGATCCGCCTCTCTCCGGCCTCCATCCGCAACATCATGTCGGATCTCGAGCATGCCGGACTGCTCTATGCGCCGCATACGTCCGCCGGGCGTCTCCCGACCGAGGGGGGCTTGCGGTTCTTTGTCGATGCGCTTCTGGAGGTCGGCGATCTCACGCGCGACGAGCGCTCGCAAATCGAGATCCAGGTGAAGGCCGCGCAGAGCGAGCGCACGTCAGAGCAGTTGTTGACTGAGGCAAGCCAGATGCTCTCCGGCCTGTCGCGCGGGGCGGGTGTCGTGTTCACTCACAAGGCCGATGTGCGGCTGCGGCATGTGGAATTTGTCCGCATCGAACCGCAAAAGGCGCTGGTCGTGCTGGTCGCCGACGACGGCTCGGTCGAAAACCGGATTGTCGCCCTGCCGCCGAACCTTCCGCAATCGGCGTTGATCGAGGCATCGAACTATCTCACCAATCTGATTCGGGGCCGCACGCTGGCGGAGGCCCGTGTCGAACTGGAGACGCAGCGCGATCGTCACCAGGCCGAACTGGACGAACTGACCGCCAAGCTTGTCGAGATGGGTATTGCAACACGCGCCGGGACGGGGGCGGACGCTGGCTCGCTTATCGTGCGCGGGCGCTCCAACCTCCTTTCCGATCTCGAGGCGGAACAGGATCTTGAGCGCATTCGCCTGCTGTTCGACGATCTGGAAAGCAAGCGCGACCTGATTCAGCTGCTGGCTGCCGCCGAAGGCGGCGATGGGGTGCGCATTTTCATCGGCTCGGAGAACAAGCTGTTTTCCCTGTCGGGATCATCCATTGTGGTGTCCCCGTTTCGCGACCATGACGAACGGATCATCGGTGTCCTCGGGGTGATCGGTCCGACGCGGTTGAATTACGCACGCATCATTCCGATGGTCGATTATACGGCGCGTCTGGTCGGACGGCTGCTGCGCTGA
- a CDS encoding molybdopterin-synthase adenylyltransferase MoeB codes for MSLSPAELERYARHIVLQDVGGPGQQKLKAARVLVIGAGGLGSPVLQYLAAAGVGTLGMVDDDTVSLSNLQRQVIHDTDQLGEPKVASAAETLSRLNPHVKLEPWAERLSPHNALALISRYDLVVDGSDNFATRYLVSDACFFAQKPLVTGAVGRLDGSLTLLKPFETGADGVHNPTYRCIFPERPPEGLLPTCAEAGVLGALTGMIGTMQAMEAIKEIVGFGEGLVGRLLLVDARDMRFETIRYRWSARNPLNGENPRRFDELTEVE; via the coding sequence ATGAGCCTGAGCCCCGCCGAACTCGAACGCTACGCCCGCCATATCGTTCTCCAGGATGTTGGCGGTCCAGGACAGCAGAAACTGAAAGCCGCACGCGTGCTTGTCATCGGCGCGGGTGGTCTCGGCTCCCCGGTGCTGCAGTATCTCGCGGCCGCCGGTGTCGGAACCCTGGGCATGGTGGACGATGACACCGTCTCGTTGTCCAATCTGCAGCGTCAGGTCATCCATGATACCGATCAGCTTGGCGAGCCCAAGGTCGCAAGTGCGGCGGAAACGCTTTCAAGGCTCAATCCTCACGTCAAGCTCGAACCATGGGCGGAGAGGCTGTCCCCGCACAATGCGCTTGCGCTGATCTCGCGCTATGATCTCGTTGTCGACGGGTCCGACAATTTCGCCACGCGCTATCTCGTCTCGGATGCCTGTTTCTTCGCGCAAAAGCCGCTGGTGACCGGTGCGGTCGGACGCCTCGACGGCTCGCTGACCTTGCTGAAACCCTTTGAGACCGGTGCGGACGGTGTCCACAATCCGACCTATCGTTGCATTTTCCCTGAGCGGCCCCCTGAAGGCCTGTTGCCCACCTGCGCGGAAGCCGGTGTTCTGGGGGCGCTCACGGGCATGATCGGAACCATGCAGGCGATGGAGGCGATCAAGGAGATCGTCGGTTTCGGCGAGGGGCTTGTCGGGCGCCTGCTTCTGGTGGATGCGCGCGACATGCGTTTCGAGACGATCCGCTACCGCTGGTCGGCGCGAAACCCTTTGAATGGCGAAAACCCCCGGCGATTCGACGAATTGACCGAGGTGGAGTGA
- a CDS encoding M48 family metallopeptidase yields MRWLRTPVPLPEALELTLGTRTLNVRLVRNPRAKRYILRVPASGGDPVLTVPPRGTLETARDFATRQRAWLSGQLEKRPEGSPFAPGASVPFRGVMHEIESAGGLRGMVKTRSGYPDPVLVVPGGPDHLSRRLRDWLKARSREDLTTAVSRHATVLGRKPAGITLRDTRSRWGSCSAAGHLSFSWRLVLAPPAILDYVAAHEVAHLAEMNHGPGFWRLCRELAPQTDEARVWLRQEGGALHLYG; encoded by the coding sequence ATGCGCTGGCTTCGCACGCCTGTCCCCTTGCCGGAAGCGCTGGAACTCACCCTTGGCACACGAACCCTGAACGTGCGGCTGGTCCGCAATCCGCGCGCGAAACGTTACATTTTGCGTGTGCCCGCCAGTGGCGGCGACCCGGTGCTGACCGTTCCGCCGCGCGGCACGCTGGAAACGGCTCGGGACTTCGCAACGCGTCAGCGTGCCTGGTTGTCGGGACAACTGGAGAAACGTCCCGAGGGGTCCCCGTTTGCGCCTGGTGCGAGCGTTCCGTTTCGCGGCGTGATGCATGAAATCGAATCCGCGGGCGGACTGAGGGGGATGGTGAAGACACGATCGGGCTACCCGGACCCCGTCCTTGTGGTGCCGGGTGGCCCCGATCATTTGTCGCGCCGGCTGCGCGACTGGTTGAAGGCGCGCTCCCGCGAGGACCTGACGACGGCCGTTTCCCGGCATGCGACCGTGCTTGGAAGAAAACCCGCCGGAATTACGCTGCGCGACACCCGCAGCCGCTGGGGATCGTGCAGCGCCGCCGGCCATTTGTCGTTTTCCTGGCGTCTGGTGCTTGCACCACCTGCAATCCTGGATTACGTCGCAGCCCATGAAGTCGCGCATCTTGCCGAAATGAACCACGGCCCGGGTTTCTGGCGTCTTTGCCGTGAACTTGCCCCTCAAACCGATGAGGCCCGCGTCTGGCTGCGGCAGGAGGGCGGGGCCTTGCATCTTTACGGCTGA
- a CDS encoding multidrug effflux MFS transporter, which yields MLKPDTWLLTILLASLTALGPLSTDMYLPALPGIMRDLGTASASVQLTLSMFLVGFAVGQVFYGPLADRLGRKPVLLTGLGIYAVASLACTLAPTVEILIVARFLQAFGAAGPVVLARAIVRDLYEGPRAGHELARMGSIMGLAPAIAPFFGGLIASAGGWRFVFLVSLVFAVVVMLAIGRGLPETLKQPETEPFSPGALFRGFASLLRHGLFRAYLLIVTLTYSGLFAFISGSSFVLQDGYGLTPAIYGIAFGVCAGAYVCGTIIGQKIAPRHGVERTIALGVVCLALGGAAMLIALASAPSALSVIVPMMLYMAGVGLALPQSQAAALMPFPERAGTASSLMGIGQMATAAVIGIGVSASLDGSGLALAGIIAAHGFLAALVFFVTRGARRAV from the coding sequence ATGCTCAAGCCGGATACGTGGTTGCTTACGATCCTGCTTGCCAGTCTGACGGCGCTAGGGCCGCTGTCGACCGACATGTACCTGCCGGCTTTGCCTGGCATCATGCGGGATCTCGGCACGGCAAGCGCCTCGGTGCAGCTCACGCTGTCGATGTTTCTGGTCGGGTTTGCCGTGGGGCAGGTATTCTATGGACCGTTGGCCGACAGGCTGGGGCGCAAGCCCGTCTTGCTCACCGGCCTTGGAATCTATGCGGTGGCAAGCCTTGCCTGCACGCTCGCTCCAACCGTGGAAATTCTGATCGTGGCGCGGTTCCTGCAGGCGTTTGGTGCCGCCGGCCCCGTGGTTCTCGCCCGCGCGATTGTGCGCGACCTCTATGAGGGGCCGCGCGCCGGACATGAATTGGCCCGCATGGGCTCGATCATGGGTCTTGCCCCGGCGATCGCCCCTTTCTTCGGCGGCCTGATCGCCAGCGCCGGCGGATGGCGGTTTGTCTTTCTCGTCTCGCTCGTCTTTGCCGTTGTCGTCATGCTGGCCATCGGGCGTGGACTTCCAGAAACCCTTAAGCAACCGGAGACAGAACCATTCTCTCCCGGAGCGCTTTTTCGCGGCTTCGCGTCGTTGCTGCGGCACGGGCTGTTTCGCGCCTATCTGCTTATCGTCACGCTTACCTATTCCGGCCTTTTCGCGTTCATTTCGGGATCGTCGTTCGTTCTGCAGGACGGATATGGACTGACCCCGGCGATTTACGGCATCGCCTTCGGCGTCTGTGCCGGCGCCTATGTCTGCGGCACCATAATCGGACAGAAGATCGCTCCGCGCCACGGCGTGGAAAGAACGATTGCGCTTGGCGTCGTCTGTCTGGCGCTCGGCGGAGCTGCCATGCTGATCGCGCTTGCGAGCGCGCCGTCCGCCTTGTCGGTGATCGTGCCGATGATGCTCTATATGGCGGGCGTCGGCCTTGCACTGCCGCAATCCCAGGCGGCTGCGCTCATGCCCTTTCCCGAAAGAGCCGGGACCGCATCGTCCCTGATGGGGATCGGGCAAATGGCAACCGCGGCGGTGATCGGCATCGGCGTCAGCGCCTCGCTCGACGGATCGGGCCTGGCGCTCGCAGGCATCATTGCCGCGCACGGGTTTCTGGCGGCGCTGGTGTTTTTTGTCACACGAGGCGCCCGCCGCGCCGTTTGA
- a CDS encoding transglycosylase domain-containing protein, whose product MHASKRDGGTLDMRLTKADRPGAVSKKPARTAGAKRGSGQGRGPGGGKRGKTGSARQRTKSARVRRGGLVGFLRRIVYWSFVLCIWGGIAGIGVLGYYAAYLPPTSEWKVPQRPPNVRIVAADGSLMANRGDTGGEAVRLEQLPPYLEQAVVSIEDRRFRSHFGLDPIGLMRAMITNFTSGRLVQGGSTLTQQLAKNLFLEPDRTLKRKVQEAVLALWLEANHSKDEILEMYLNRVYLGAGAYGVDAAARRYFDKSARMLSVAEAATLAGLLKAPSRYAPTRNPDLAAGRAATVLAAMAEEGYLTEAEARDAIAAPMRVVTHHTSASENYVADWVMELLPSFVGGIEQDIIVGTTVDLGLQIIAEDALRRALAEDGAKRGVEQGAIVTLDRSGAVKALVGGRDYARSQFNRAVNAHRQPGSAFKPFVYLAALERGLTPGTMRIDEPVRIGKWAPKNYSKSYRGPVSLTEALSLSLNTVAAKLANEVGPRAIIRSARKLGITSPLKPNLSIALGTSEVTPLEIAAAYVPFSNGGYGIVPHVIQSIRTSNGKLLYARKGDGSGRVIDHSTLSDMNMMMSETLLTGTGRAAQLPGRPAGGKTGTSQNFRDGWFIGYTGTFTTAVWLGNDNNSPTKRATGGSLPAKIWKDVMTAGHQGLAVAGLPGVSDRPLTVAQPARNPNAPVPAMPAEGDPARRLPPMRDGSPDGGGPLDLLNRIFGG is encoded by the coding sequence ATGCACGCCTCCAAACGTGACGGCGGCACGCTCGACATGCGTCTGACAAAGGCCGACCGACCGGGCGCCGTGAGCAAGAAGCCCGCGCGCACCGCTGGCGCCAAGCGGGGCTCCGGACAGGGCCGCGGACCCGGCGGCGGCAAGCGCGGCAAGACGGGCAGCGCGCGGCAGCGGACAAAATCCGCCCGCGTCCGGCGCGGCGGATTGGTCGGTTTTCTGCGCCGCATCGTCTACTGGAGTTTCGTCCTGTGCATCTGGGGCGGGATCGCCGGGATCGGCGTGCTTGGTTATTATGCCGCCTATCTGCCGCCGACGTCGGAATGGAAAGTCCCGCAGCGTCCGCCGAACGTGCGTATCGTTGCCGCCGACGGCAGCCTGATGGCCAATCGCGGCGATACGGGTGGTGAAGCTGTTCGGCTGGAACAGCTCCCGCCGTATCTTGAGCAAGCGGTGGTCTCCATCGAGGACAGGCGCTTTCGCTCTCACTTCGGGCTCGACCCCATCGGCCTGATGCGCGCGATGATCACCAACTTCACCTCCGGCCGTCTCGTCCAGGGTGGCTCGACGCTGACCCAGCAGCTGGCGAAAAACCTTTTTCTCGAGCCCGACCGCACGCTCAAGCGCAAGGTCCAGGAAGCCGTCCTGGCACTCTGGCTGGAGGCCAATCACTCCAAGGACGAAATCCTCGAGATGTACCTCAACCGCGTCTATCTCGGGGCAGGCGCCTATGGGGTCGATGCAGCCGCGCGACGCTATTTCGACAAGTCGGCGCGAATGCTCAGCGTTGCCGAAGCCGCCACCCTTGCGGGATTGCTCAAGGCGCCGTCGCGCTATGCGCCGACGCGCAACCCCGACCTGGCAGCGGGGCGGGCCGCAACGGTGCTCGCGGCCATGGCGGAGGAAGGCTACCTCACCGAAGCCGAAGCCCGCGATGCCATCGCCGCGCCGATGCGGGTCGTCACCCATCACACCTCGGCCAGCGAAAATTATGTCGCCGACTGGGTGATGGAGCTTCTGCCCAGCTTCGTGGGAGGGATCGAACAGGACATCATCGTCGGCACCACCGTCGATCTCGGACTTCAGATCATTGCCGAAGATGCGCTCAGGCGCGCCCTTGCCGAAGATGGCGCCAAGCGGGGTGTCGAACAGGGCGCCATCGTCACGCTTGACCGTTCGGGCGCCGTCAAGGCGCTCGTCGGCGGCCGGGACTACGCCCGCAGCCAGTTCAACCGCGCGGTCAACGCCCATCGCCAGCCGGGCTCCGCCTTCAAGCCTTTCGTCTATCTCGCCGCGCTGGAACGCGGCCTCACACCCGGCACCATGCGCATCGACGAGCCGGTGCGCATCGGCAAATGGGCGCCCAAGAACTACTCGAAGTCCTACCGCGGCCCGGTCAGCCTGACCGAGGCACTTTCGCTGTCGCTCAACACGGTGGCGGCAAAGCTTGCCAATGAAGTGGGGCCGCGCGCGATCATCCGCAGCGCCCGCAAGCTCGGGATCACATCACCGCTGAAGCCGAATCTGTCCATCGCACTCGGCACCTCGGAAGTGACTCCTTTGGAAATCGCCGCTGCTTACGTTCCTTTCTCAAACGGCGGCTACGGCATCGTTCCCCATGTGATCCAATCGATCCGAACGTCGAACGGCAAGCTGCTCTATGCCCGAAAGGGCGACGGCTCAGGGCGGGTCATTGACCACAGCACCTTGTCGGACATGAACATGATGATGTCCGAGACGCTGCTGACCGGAACCGGACGCGCCGCGCAGCTGCCCGGCCGACCGGCCGGCGGCAAGACCGGCACAAGCCAGAATTTCCGCGACGGGTGGTTCATCGGCTACACAGGCACCTTCACGACCGCAGTCTGGCTCGGCAACGACAACAATTCGCCGACCAAACGGGCGACCGGCGGCTCCTTGCCGGCGAAAATCTGGAAGGACGTGATGACGGCCGGTCACCAGGGCCTTGCGGTCGCGGGTCTTCCGGGCGTGTCCGATCGGCCGCTGACGGTTGCCCAACCGGCCCGAAATCCGAATGCACCCGTGCCGGCGATGCCGGCCGAGGGGGATCCGGCGCGGCGTCTCCCACCGATGCGGGACGGATCCCCGGACGGGGGCGGGCCACTCGACCTGCTCAACCGGATTTTCGGGGGTTAG
- a CDS encoding DUF1330 domain-containing protein: MAKGYWIGRVDVTDLDAYKEYVAANAEVFRAYGARFLVRGGAFECVEGAARQRNVVLEFDSYEQALACYRSDAYAHARSLREKASVSDLIVIEGYDGPQP, translated from the coding sequence ATGGCCAAGGGATACTGGATCGGGCGGGTCGATGTGACGGATCTGGATGCCTACAAGGAGTATGTCGCGGCCAACGCCGAGGTTTTCCGCGCCTATGGCGCGCGGTTCCTGGTGCGCGGCGGCGCGTTCGAATGTGTCGAAGGGGCTGCGCGCCAGCGCAATGTGGTGCTCGAATTCGATAGCTACGAACAGGCGCTGGCCTGCTATCGCAGCGATGCCTATGCCCATGCCAGAAGCTTGCGGGAAAAGGCCTCCGTGTCCGACTTGATCGTTATCGAGGGCTATGACGGTCCGCAGCCTTGA
- a CDS encoding GNAT family N-acetyltransferase, with product MSEAGAFVIRAVEREEVDRVHALWLSAEDRGAWMPASDGADLLAELDVLAPEGRVWAAFRSRRPVAFAAAGELDGALWLSALGVERSLRGRGLARSLLAAAIGYGQWAYYPALLILAPRTQAEFLERFGFLRLDGDRLDGALRTLADARGLSAWARRL from the coding sequence TTGAGCGAGGCGGGCGCCTTCGTCATTCGCGCCGTGGAGCGCGAGGAGGTCGACCGGGTTCACGCCTTGTGGCTGTCGGCCGAGGATCGTGGCGCCTGGATGCCGGCGTCCGACGGCGCCGACCTGCTTGCCGAGCTGGATGTGCTGGCGCCGGAGGGGCGGGTCTGGGCGGCCTTCCGCAGCCGTCGGCCCGTTGCTTTTGCGGCCGCTGGTGAACTGGATGGTGCCTTGTGGCTGTCGGCGCTCGGGGTCGAGCGATCCCTTCGCGGCCGTGGCCTGGCACGATCTCTCCTTGCCGCCGCGATCGGATATGGTCAATGGGCCTACTATCCGGCCCTGCTGATCCTTGCCCCGCGCACGCAGGCGGAGTTCCTGGAACGTTTCGGGTTTTTGCGCCTCGACGGTGATCGTCTGGACGGTGCACTGCGCACGTTGGCCGACGCTCGAGGGCTGTCGGCCTGGGCGAGACGGCTGTGA
- a CDS encoding GNAT family N-acetyltransferase: protein MSMPRSGLLSPRSLVRKFMPATARKPAWLPRQASAPAGRLTPSLGRIGSLEVRLARSPREIRKAQMLRYHVFYEEMSAIADAEAQATRRDIDAYDEICDHLLVLDHDTVERNAPFGRKKPRIVGTYRLLRQEVAERNGGFYTADEFDIQSLVDRHPQFKFLELGRSCVLKPYRTKRTVELLWHGIWAYVLMHRVDVMVGCASIAGTDPDGIAEQLAFLHHNTHPPQDWRVKAVDHRYVDMNRMARTEINERQALRDLPPLIKGYLRLGAYIGDGAVVDRQFGTTDVLVVMPVSALNSRYVNHYGADAQRYAS, encoded by the coding sequence ATGTCCATGCCGCGATCGGGTCTTCTGTCTCCACGCAGTCTCGTGCGAAAGTTCATGCCTGCCACTGCTCGCAAGCCCGCATGGCTGCCCAGGCAGGCGTCCGCTCCAGCCGGCCGCCTGACGCCCAGCCTCGGGCGTATCGGCTCACTCGAAGTGCGGCTGGCGCGCAGCCCGCGCGAGATCCGCAAGGCCCAGATGCTGCGCTACCATGTGTTCTACGAGGAAATGTCGGCGATCGCCGATGCCGAAGCACAGGCCACGCGCCGTGACATCGATGCCTACGACGAGATCTGCGATCACCTTCTGGTGCTCGATCACGACACCGTGGAGCGCAATGCGCCCTTCGGACGCAAGAAGCCGAGAATCGTTGGCACATACCGGCTGCTGCGGCAGGAGGTTGCCGAGCGAAACGGCGGTTTCTACACAGCCGACGAGTTCGACATCCAGTCGCTGGTCGACCGGCACCCGCAGTTCAAGTTTCTTGAACTCGGGCGCTCCTGTGTGCTCAAGCCCTACCGGACGAAGCGCACGGTCGAACTGCTCTGGCACGGGATCTGGGCCTACGTCCTGATGCATCGGGTCGACGTCATGGTCGGATGCGCCTCGATCGCGGGAACCGACCCCGACGGGATTGCGGAGCAACTTGCCTTCCTGCACCACAACACGCATCCGCCGCAGGACTGGCGCGTCAAGGCCGTCGACCACCGCTATGTCGACATGAACCGGATGGCGAGAACCGAGATCAACGAGCGTCAGGCCCTTCGCGACCTGCCGCCACTGATCAAGGGCTACCTGCGGCTTGGCGCCTATATCGGCGACGGCGCCGTGGTGGACCGCCAGTTCGGAACGACCGACGTGCTGGTCGTCATGCCGGTGTCGGCCCTCAACAGCCGCTACGTCAACCACTACGGAGCGGACGCCCAGCGCTACGCCTCCTAG